CGAGGCACACTTGTAAATACCTCAGTCTTACAGTTCTGCTAGGGAGATCTCTTCTGGGATGTCATTTGGACATCCTTAACATGGACTATTTCCAGGAAAGGGTGAACTTGCTCCCTTCCAGGAGTAAAGGGCAGTGATCTATTCCATTTCTCTAAACACTCACCTTCTGAACTTTCAGAGTAAAAACAAACATTCAGTACTAAGTTTAGAAGACAACTGCATGATAAGCAACATTCCTAGGATGATCTGAAGGGTGTGCACTGTACAGTGGTGCTTTCAGGAATGCCAGGGCTTATGAATATTCATAGCATTTAATTTGATGTGTACTGAAGTTTGTCTCTTTCAAGTAGTATCTGCTTTTAAAGCTCTTTGTTCTCATCTTTCAGGCTAGCTACTTCACATTTTAGTTTTAAGGTACAACTGGCAAATTCCAGTTCACTGTGAATACAAGAGAGAGTTACAGAACAAGCTAAAAAAGCTACAGGGGAGGCAGAAATGTATTCAGCTGCTAAACTACACCTAAGTTAAAGCATCTGTTTAACGTAAATGAACATACCTTTTCTTTTAATGGGGCCAAGAACACTGGGCCTGATGCAGTTGATTGGACTTTGACTCCTCCTGCTAGAGAAGAGAACACTGATACTCAACCAGGCCTGTAAAGGTTCCAAGACTGACCACCACCATACCTAGCATCAAATcaacacagccacagcacatGAAACATTCATTACCACCACTCCTGCACAACTGGAATGCTTAGGGAATCTAACTACTACTGCCTATTAGAGCAGGTTATCTGCCACATAAAGTTGGAGTATGTTTTGGAagattttctccttcccttacTGCATCACATCCTCACTTCAATCCACTTCTAAATTGTGTGCAATATTTGTATCAAATTAACATGCTAGCAAAGTTATTCAGGTTCATTTGAACTACCTAGGAATTTCCCCACAAGTTATCAAATCTAGTTTAGAACTGACACCAGCTCCTACAAGAAAGACTCTGAAGTAAAAACTGAACTTACAGACCATTTTTACATGGCAATACTTTATCTGTTGTAAAACCCAAATTCTCCTTTAATGCCTcaacatcatagaatccaccaggttggaagagacctccaagatcatcagctTCAACTCATCTTTGTGCTAGGCTGGAATTTAAGCCAAGTTATACCTGTTACTTGTAGATGTTACTTACTTGGAGAACCGCCTCGTTGGACTGGGAATAGGACTTGGAGGTAATCCATTGCTGCTCACAAACATTTGCAAGGATGGTGAAAAACATTGCTGCAGAAAAGAAAAGTGACATGAAGCTACTTCAGAATTTCCTTTTTTAAATACACAGATGTTTCACTTCCCTCTCCAGAGAGAATATCCTAAGGAAATTAGTAAGAAAGGTAGAGATGATCACATGCAACCTCAGAAGCATTAAAACTGGCAAAAATAAGCTGGCTAAGGCACTACTGCTCAGATAAACCTACAATTCAAACCCACAGGCAACCTGAAATTTCAAGACACTGTTTTCTACGTAAGACAGTTAGGTTTGTTCCTTCCCTTACAGTCAGAAGGCGCAGCACAGCACTCAGGATTTATTCAACAAGTTCAGTTTGCTCAAAATATACCCGACCTGAAAAACTTACACAATATTCCAGAATATAGAAGAGAGAATTTAACTCTCTGGTTCTGCAGCTAATCTGAGCTTAGCTCAtgaatgtatcacagtatcacagtatcatcagggctggaagagacctcacagatcatcaagtccaaccctttaccacagagctcaaggctagaccatggcaccaagtgccacgtccaaccttgccttgaacagccccagtaaAAAATGTTTGTTTCTCCAAGTTATCTACTACTGCTTTACCAATTCCCAAGGTATTTGACCAGCTGACAGAATGCATGTTACACTAAGAACAAATCTGCCCATTGCTTTGTGCACCAGtactggcagaaggcaataaaaTAGTAGTACAAAACCAGAACCACCAGAAGATGAGAGAAAGGTCAAGCAGCCCTTTGTAAAGAGAGTTTCTCTGTGCTGCATTTCAGGTTTCAATTCCACACTGAAGAAAATAGTTTAAATAAGATccacctctccccttcctccagcACCTGCCATCAGTCTTCAGTGCAAGTTCAGCAGACTCAAGTCCTCCTTCACAGTAATTTGTTCTCTTTGCCATGACTGATGGACAAATATTCATCCTCACCACACAGATGTGCAGCTTTTGGTCTTTGCCTACATTTTTACTCTCATATATATGATACATTCCAATTTTAGTGCTTTTACACCAGCATCCTTCCACCTATGCAGctgaagatcaagtccaaatCTGTTTAGTCTAATAACTTCCTTCAGCTTCCCCAGAACTGGAACTCTAACTCATCCAAACATTGCACAAAGAGCAGCAACTAAAAGCATTCAATGTGACAGAACTGGCACACTGCTCATGGTCTGCAGGCTCTAGGATGAGAAGAATCTGAGCATTAGAAACCAATAAAATGCAGTGTTGGattagggattttttttgttgtgggaGTTCTAAAGAACTGTCCCAAACTGTTCTCTCAGTTTGGTATTTTACTTATCCTACCTTTCCTATTCCTCTTGTAGGTGAAGGTGCAGGTGAAACTGGAATGAAGTCTATTCTCTTAGGGGAGGAAGATTTCTCAGACTTGTCCAAGTCATTGTCACTCTGCAAATATAAAGTTTCAGACTTAACACTGACAGAGGACATCACCTCAGAACCCAAGGCACAACCTTCTAATGGAAAGACATTGGGTCAAATGCACACAATAGGTAAAACTGATGAACTTAAGCTCTTCTGAAATTATTTGCACAgccaattcctttctttcccttagtCGGTTGAGTGTAAAAGTAGCATTAAATAGGAAACATCTATAAAGAGATTACCAGGCTCAAGCTTTCCTCCCATGACTGGCTTATCTGCATTGCTGTTTGCACTTCCCTAGAACACAAAAAATCCCATCAGTAGCTACAAAGAGGATAACTCTGGCTACTTTATCATCTTGTTTCAGTAACACTTACCTTTCATGTGCTGTTTCTCTGTTCATTAAGTCCACTCCTTCCTCCTGTAGAAGATAAGTGTCATCAGCTTTCCCACAACATTAGCTTCATCACAGGTACTTGGAATAACACTTGTGATTAAATCACTTGTCATTAGCATCGAAACGTGAACAGAAAGAACAGAATGCTACCAGCCCAGCCCactgcttctcttcctcagaAAAAAAGCAAGGCAGTTTAAACACGACACCAATAAGCCTTGCAAGTACATTTCCTTGTTGAAAAGAAGTCTTAAAAAAGACTCCATTTCCTTTAGTACTTGAAAAACTCAATAGGGAAGAAACTACCATTATGCAGGTTTTAAAGTGTTACTTAAGTTTCGTTCTGTCACTAAATCCACAGATGGAAAACTACACTTACCCTTCTGATCTGATGAAGTCGGCTACTCGGAATACGAATAGGAGACGATGACAACAACTGGAAACAAGTGACAGCCACAAGAATTAAATCACACATCAACAGCTTGCCTATGTCCCATTTACCATCAGCTACCTTCTTAGTGAATTAAAAATGAGCTGCACAACCGCGTGTGGATGACTCAACGCTGCAGAAAGCAAACGCTGACCTCTAAGAGAAAAGACTCATTTTGCCACTGACAAATTCATGCTGTCGCTCAGCAAGTGGCAGGGGTCTCAGACTTGTAAGCAGATACTGCTTAGCTTCTCAAATACCTCACACGCAGACAAATGTGAGATACAGAAACCTCACACAGGCAAAAATGAGCATGCCAACATCATACAATTCCAAACTGTGCAGAGCAAAACAAACTCCTGTACTAACTTACTCAACCAACTGGCTATTAAGAAGAAAGCTCAATGTTTCCACTTGGTCTTGGAACAACACTCCCTAAAACTTTAGTTTTGCAGTGTTTTTCAATTGCATACAAATCCAtgcatctaattcctctgaAACTTTGGCTACCATCCCATAAATGAGTCAAGAGTTCCCACCAAGGATACCTGTGTCTACAGTAACACCTACTGATTTGAATTGCAACATTTGGGACTCTTATTTTTGAGAAATCTTACAATAGAAGATTTGGAACTAAGATTTCATCCCTTTTTTTTGTAACAGAAGACTTGAGATGCATTAAGatgagcgtggccagcaggtcgagaggAAGTCTCTTCCCCacgtactctgcactggtgaggcaacacaggatcagtcagggttggaagggacgacaaagatcagacagttccaagccccctgctatgcccagggacaccctaccctagagcaggctgcacatagcctcagccagcctggcctcaaacacctccagccacggggcctcaaccacctccctgggcaacccattccagcctctcaccactctcatgctgaagaactacttcctcacatccagtctgaacctacccaccaccagctttgctccattttcccTAGTCCTGTTACTACCTGAGTAGTAACATCTGGAGTATCGTGCCCAGCCGTGGGTtccccaggtcaagagagacagggaactactaaAGAGAGGCCAATGGAGGCTTATAAAGATGCTgaaagcactggagcagctttCTTGCAAGGAAAGGCTGAACTAGGGCAGAATACCAGCCGACAAATAAATCATTTTCTGCGTTCGGTCTTTGCCAAAACCAAGAGTGAACAGTCAAACAACACCAAGGCAACACTCACGACACACCCTCCTATTTTCACAACAGATTAAAACGCCTTTTCACGACTTTACATAGTGGCAGCAGTTTCCCCTTCCAATCCGTGGCCAAGTTAACTTGGAAGTCGTACTCAATACGGGAACGACACATAGCTTCGGCTACTCTTATCTTCGTGGGGACACTATTTCACTTTCGGTTGTGGTTACAGATGAAGAAAACGCATAATCTGCAGCCTGAAAGTCTGCCGGGATGCTCAGTGCAAATACAAATCGAGTTTAACTTCATTTCTCCAGCCCAATTATTTCTCGTTACGTGTAAACAAAACGTGCTTGAGATTCCTTACCATACTGTGACGGCTCATAACTGTTGTGCTGTTCCTGCGAGTTCGCAACACATAAGGCTGGAAAACCTGGGAGTTGTCACTGAAGacgaggaaaaaaaagttttattaAGGACTCTCTAAAGCTGTGCTTCCATCAAAGCCACGCAGCGCTGCCATGCATGCCGCAGTCTCCTGCGCTCTGCTAGCAACCATTTTACTTCCCTGGAAGCACTACTTTCCCTGCAGGGGCCCAGCAAGCAGTTTCCTGCTGCCGGCCTCCAGAGATCCGCACACGGCGGTTCTGGATTTCCGAGCAGCCGAGTCGCGCATCCGACAGACAAGCGACACGTTTCAGAGACCTCCACCGCGCTGCAGCCGCGGCGCTAGGGGAAGCTGCGGGAGCTGCAAGAAGCGCGGCCAGCGGCGGCTCTCGGCAACCTCTGAGAGCCGTAGGGGCCTAGCGGGCTGCGGCCCGAGCTACTCCCGCAGCACAGTGCCGCCATGCAAGGCGCTCCCGGGGCTGAGGGCCCCGCAGCTGCCGGGGCTGCGGGacaggccgggccgggccgcgctCACCTGAGCCCGTGGATCAGGGGGGCGCTGTTGGATCTCCTCAGGCCGCCCCCGTCGCTCGGCGCCGCGGCGCTCCCCGGCGGCAGTTCCAGGTCCAGCTCCATTTTCTCTTGAGACATTGCTgtggcggcggcagcggctgcagcagcagcaccggcGGCGGCTCCAGTTCCTCCCGCTCCGCCGTTACGCCCATTCACTGCTGGCGGCCGCAGCGGCTCCTCATGCCGCCGCTGCCCCCGGCCAGGCGCGGCGCGGCCGCCCCTACAGGCCCCGCGGGCGGCGCCGCAGGCTGAGTCCGGGGATGCGCCGGACCCGGCCAAGGTGCTGACCCCAGCAGCGCCGCATGCCGGGGGCGGCCCGGGGGACGGCCCGTTCCCCGACTCGCTGCCGCCGACAGCCGAGCTGCCCGCACCGACGCTGCCTCTGGAGAGGAGCGAGCGCCCCAGCCGCACACCCCCCCGCGCCCGCCGCGGCACTGCGCGCCTGCGCGGGAGGCGAGGcggaggcagagctgcctgccttgcaCAGCGCATGCGTCCCGCACCGGCGTCCCCGGCACTGCGCATGCCCCAAAAGCGGTGCCCCGGAGCCGCCTGCGCCGCGGCTCGCAGCACCGCGGAGGCGGGCCGCGCACTGATTGGCTGGCGCGGCGGGGCGCGCACTGATTGGCTGGCGCGGCGGGGCGCGCACTGATTGGCTGGCGCGGCGGGGCGTGTTTGAAACGCTACAATGGGCGCCGGGGCCGCCGCGGCCGTCGCCGCCGTCGCCGTGCTTGGGTCATGGAGGCAGCGGTGTCGGTTGTACGTCTTCGAATCCAACTACGATCTAACTCtgacaaggctggtgctaagccgtgtccctcagcaccattatcgctgcctctttgaaacacctctttGGGATGGGAagtcaaccacttccctgggcaatctgtacCAGTCTTAGAGAGCCCTTTGAGTGAAGGCACTTCTAATGTCTGACTTAGATTTGAGGACCTTTCACTAGAGactggctcctgcctgcttcCAACCTCTtatcaaggagttgtagagagtatgGCATACCTTTAGAATCCTGGGTGACCAATCCTATTTCCCACAGTTGTTCCTCGCAgacctccagacccttcaccagcttcattgcccttttctggacaagctccagtacctcaatgtcTTCTCTGGAGTGTCACCAgctaggactggatgagcttggaggtctcttccaacctgcttgattctatgatgaggagACAGGAACATCTATCACAAGTgagaaggctgaaagagctgggtctgtttagcctggaggagtctGAGGGATGATCTTATTAATGCTTATAAGTATttaaggggtgggtgtcagtgAAATGGGGCCAGTCTCAGTggttcccagtgacaggacaagaggtaatgggcactCATCTCAGATAACCATTCAAGACCACCGGGGCTGGTTGGAACGGGGGGTGGAGAATGGAAAAATACCTCTGCTAATGAACTCCAAGAGATAATTGTAATAATCCTACCTCTTATTAGGTACATGCATGCTCTTGTAACATAAActgtggcttgtgccagcatggggtGTGCAGGGTTGATGGAgccatgctgcctgcacccagcgctGTAATAAACCATTCCTACTTTATAACTCTGCATGAGGTTTGGGGGTTCATTTCGCAGGTCACAGTGGTGCTGAGAAAGTGGTGGGTGTGAAGTTGTGGTATGGGCAACAGTGTGGGAGATAGTTGATAGCATCagggagtactgtgtccagctctggagcctcaaGCGCATGGAGGATACGAACTggtagagcaggaggaggccacaaagacgaGCAGagggtggagcagctctgctgtgaggacagaaatGTAgtctgttcaggctggagaagaaaaggctccggAGAGACCGTACAGCAGCAATCCAGTGCCAGAAGAAGGCTACAGGAGTGTTAGAGGGGCTGTGTACAAGGCATGAAATCACAGGAGGAGGGATGATGGCTTCAAGACTGGAAGAAGTCGGatttagatgagacattaggaaccaattcttccccatgagagtgctgagacagtggaagaggctgccgAGAGAActgaggaggctccaagcctggacaCGTTCAAAATCAGCAGGTCCCGGTGGTCCCGGTCGAGGCTCCGCGCATGCTCCCTGCTGCCGCGGGCCCCCCGGCGCCGGCCGCGGTGCGGGGCTCCCCGTgacgcatgcgccgtgccgcggcggGCGCGGGGGGGTGCGCGGCCCGAAGCGTTCACTGCGCTCCGCAGGCAGCATCGGTGCCGGCAGCTCGTCCGTCGGCAACAGCGAGTCGGGGAACGGGCCGCTCCCGGCATGGGGCGCTGCTGGGGTCAGCCCCTTGGCTGGGTCCTGCGCGCCCCCGGGTTCTGCCTGCGGCGCCGCCCGCGGGGCCTGTAGGGGCGGCCGCGCCGCGCCTGGCCGGGGGCAGCGGCGGCATGAGGAGCCGCTGCGGCCGCCAGCAGTGAATGGGCGTAAGGGCGGAGCGGGAGGAGACGGAGCCGCCgccggtgctgctgctgcagccgctgccgccgccgcaatGTCTCAGGAGAAAATGGAGCTGGACCTGGAGCTGCCGCCGGGGAGCGCCGCGGCCCCGAGCGACGGGGGCGGCCTGAGGAGATCCAACAGCGCCCCCCTGATCCACGGGCTCAGGTGagcgcggcccggcccggcctgtCCGGCAGCTGCGGGGCCCTCAGCCCCGGCTCAGGCTGCCAAGTGCGCGAGTTTGGTCGccgctgtgctgggggagggggtcCCTTTCCCCTTATCTGTAATCCCGGGGGTCGCTCCCTGTTtatccaggcctgtctggagcCGTGCTGCACACCCCCGTCCCGCAGCGCCAAGGCGTGGGCGTGCTGTGGGGTGCCTTGCGTCCGTGGGGAAAAGTGAATTCCTCAGTGGTGTCCCAAGCGAGGAGGGCTTTAGGCAAGATCGGTCTCTGCTCCCTGGTaacgatgacaggacaagagagagGAAGCGACCGCAAGCTGCAGCAgcggaggttcaggctggacgttggaagaaacttctctGAAAGAGTCGAagacttgaacaggctgcccagggaagtggtcgAATGCACACCCCTGGATGTGGCAGAGATGAGGTCctgggggatgtggtttagcaccagactcgATAGAGAACGGTTGGACGcaatgattttgaaggtcttttccaatcaaaatgttCCTAAGATACCCCTTCGAAGTGTGAAGGGGTGCAAGAAACCCTGAGTAGATGTGCTGTAGCTGTGTTAAAACAGTTTGTTTTCATCTAGGTCTGCTGTAGGTCGTGTAGCTAATTGATGTAAAGGGCACAGCATCAGGGTTGTGGTTGTTACTATAGTGAGCTCTGGGATTTCTCTGATGGTTCAGGTCCGAGGAAAAAGGTTCTCTTCACTGCTGTGAGAATAATTGGGTGAATTAAGTGAAGACTTTTTCATGGGTGCTTGAAAGATACATAAGTTTTGCATTTTGTGTAAAACAATGtatcaggctggatattaggaagaagttcttcacagagagagtgattccccattggaatgggctgcccagggaggtggtggaggcaccgtccctgggggtcttcaagaaaagactggatgaggcacttagtgccatggtctagttcactggatagggctgggtgataggttggactggatgatcttggaggtctcttccaacctggttgattctatgatttggggtacaagggccaggaagatgatcAAGAGAGCTGGAGTACCTCTCTCGTGAAAATAGACTGAGAGAGTTAAGGgttgttcagccaggagaagagaaggctccagggagagcttagaacAACCTTCCAGTGTGTGAAGGGgattacaggagagctggggaggaacttttgacatgggctgggagtgacaggactgggggtaaTGACTTGAAACTGGAATAATGTAAGTTTAGATGAGACGTTGGGAAGAAATCCTCCGCCACGAGGGTGGTGACAGACTGTAaaagattgcccagagaagttgtgaaggcTTCAAGTGTGGAAGCCTTCagtttggatggggctttgagcaacctggtctagcaggagttatcccttgcccatggcaactgattggaagtagatgatctttgaggtcttttccaacccaaactattccagGATTTTAAGTAtcctttgcccagggaggtggtggagtcactgtccctggaggtgttcaagaaaagactggataaggcacttagtgccatggtctagttgactggctagggctgggggataggttggactggctgagcttggaggtctcttccaacctggttgatcctatgaagTTTTTCTAGATGTTACTATTCTGGTAGCATGTAATACTGGGAGAAAGACAGGGAGTTGTGTAGATAGCTTGACTTGGATGTTGCCTTCAGCTTGTTGGGAAGGAGGATTGGATGTTTGCCACATGTTCCAATTCTATCTCTCTTCAGTTAATGGGCCAGAGACAGAGGCAGTCTCAGACAACAGCTAGGGGAAAGCTCTCAGATATGTATGTTTTCTTGTATAGATTTGTGTTTGGGTGAGATTATAACCCAAAGTGCAATCCCTTGTCTCCTTTGGGCTGTTGTGAAGTTAGGAGATGCCCCCATCTACTCCGTGTCGTGCCTACCATCTAACTTCAGAGTGATCCATTTGCTGCTAGCAGGAATATGTCTGCAGTTTGGGAGAGGATATTGACAGTAAACTTTATAAAACACAGTATCATACCTGGTAAATTCTGTTGGGCTGGATTGCTGGGTTTTTGACTTAAAATTCATGCTTCTGAATAGAACTACAATAGTGACAAACAAAACTCCTAAACCTTTTGCACCCACATGTACATCACAGTTCAGAGGAAACACTGAGTCTTGCCTCTTCAGTCATGATTTAATGTTAGGCAAACataactgtattttttttttcacataatGGTAATGAAACAGCTCTCAGTTTGCATTTCCATGCAGTGCAGAAGTGGCTGATGTTCCTCAGAGAGCTTTCTGAGCAGGTAAATTAATTAGGTACCCAAAATGTGATGTTTTTATAATATCAGCCTTTTTATAAGTTGTTTTTATGAAAGCTGTGAGATCCTTaacacttggaaaaaaaacccaaagcatccCATAACTGTGCTGTAAACAAATGATTTAATTCAGGGTTTGGATAGGTAGAGTTAAGCTTGACCCTCTTGCCTTGGAACTGTGCATATGCTATACAttaggtatagaatcatagaatcaagcaggttggaagacacctccaagctcagccagcccaacctagcacccagccctatccagtcagccagaccatggcactaagtgccccagccaggcttggcttcaacacctccagccatggccactccatcacctccctgggcagcccattccaatgccaatcactctctctgacaacaacttcctagcaacatccagcctagacctcccctggcacagcttcagactgtgtccccttgttctgttgctgcttgcctggcagcagagcccaaccccacctggctacagcctccctgcaggtagttgtagacagcagtgagctctgccctgagcttcctcttctgcaggctgcacacccccagctccctaagcctctcctcataaggtttgtgctccaggcccctccccagctttgttgtccttctctggacaccttcctgcacctcaacatctctcttgaattgagaagcccagaactggacacagcactcgagatgtggcctaaccagtgttgagtacaagggaagaagaacctcccttgtcctactgcccacactgttcctgagccaggccagggtgccattggctctcctgcccacctgggcgcactgctggcttatgctcagcctactgtctaccagtacccccaggtccctttcttcctggctgctctggtgTTTATACAGATTAAACTGAAATGCCATTGAACTGGTTTGAGGTGGTGGCAGTGGTTTGCCTGTTAGGAATTTTCCAGCAGAATACTGTTTTTGCAAGATTGCAGCTCTTGGCAAGAGACTTCAGTTTTTCCCAGAATGGCTTTGTTGGGtaaactgaaacaaaacctcCTGCTCTTGAACTGCTTGctttttctgctctgcctcctgctttgaCTTCTTCACTTACAGATTTAGTAAGGAGCTTGGAGAATGAGTTAACCATAGAGCCAGAGAACGTTTTTAAAGTGGAATATTTTAGATCTAGAGGTTAACCTTTCACAGAGCTGTTGACTCTTGTTTTCACCTCAAATAAAAATGGTTTTTAGTGGTAACTGGAAGAATTTTCTCTGAAAAAGCAAGTCTGAGGTCTGATCAGTTCTGATGTTTTTGCAAGGGTGATTACAAGGAAGAATCTCAATCCagagagaggaggctcagggttggcctcattgctgtctacaactacctgaaaggaggctgtagccaggtggggctggcctcttctgccaagcaaacagcaacagaacaaggggacacagtctcctgt
This genomic window from Pogoniulus pusillus isolate bPogPus1 chromosome 19, bPogPus1.pri, whole genome shotgun sequence contains:
- the PABIR2 gene encoding PABIR family member 2 — translated: MSQEKMELDLELPPGSAAAPSDGGGLRRSNSAPLIHGLSDNSQVFQPYVLRTRRNSTTVMSRHSMLLSSSPIRIPSSRLHQIRREEGVDLMNRETAHEREVQTAMQISQSWEESLSLSDNDLDKSEKSSSPKRIDFIPVSPAPSPTRGIGKQCFSPSLQMFVSSNGLPPSPIPSPTRRFSNRRSQSPINCIRPSVLGPIKRKGEMETESQPKRLFQGTTNMLSPDVTHLTDLSSCLSSDILDGSSSSVGSSSDSLTKGSITTESPVACSNSCSSFILMDDLSPK